One Nicotiana tomentosiformis chromosome 4, ASM39032v3, whole genome shotgun sequence genomic window carries:
- the LOC104119366 gene encoding protein ASPARTIC PROTEASE IN GUARD CELL 2 — protein sequence MFVPLQQILVLLIVVIFSAATNTTTASEIKNSTTAHALFPYPTHENFNVQETISQLATKIQTPHEKQEEDFHFDDENGEEKRNLKLKLIHRDKLYFSNYFSNHSKMFEARMKRDVKRVSSLIHRITGGGNGYRVEEFGSDVVSGMDQGSGEYFVRIGVGSPARNQYMVIDSGSDIVWVQCQPCTQCYHQSDPVFDPSLSGSFAGVSCGSSVCDRVENSGCHAGRCKYEVLYGDGSYTRGTIAIETLTFGHNMVKNVAIGCGHSNSGMFTAAAGLLGLGGGSMSLVGQLGGQTGGAFSYCLVSRGTESTGSLEFGRRVLPVGAAWVPLIRNPLAPSFYYIGLTGLGIGDAQVPISEEVFKITELGDGGVVMDTGTAVTRFPAVVYVAFRDAFLAETASLPRAPAISIFDTCYDLNGFVTVRVPTVSFFLMGGQILTLPARNFLIPVNDKGTFCFAFAPSASGLSIIGNIQQEGIQISFDGANGFVGFGPNIC from the coding sequence ATGTTTGTCCCCTTACAACAAATACTAGTTTTGCTAATTGTGGTCATTTTCTCTGCTGCCACAAATACAACAACTGCAAGTGAAATCAAGAACTCAACTACTGCCCATGCACTATTCCCATATCCCACTCATGAAAATTTCAATGTTCAAGAAACCATTTCCCAATTAGCTACAAAAATCCAAACCCCACATGAAAAACAAGAAGAAGACTTTCattttgatgatgaaaatggagaagaaaAGAGAAACTTGAAGCTCAAGCTAATTCACAGAGATAAATTATACTTTTCCAATTATTTCTCTAACCATAGCAAAATGTTTGAAGCTCGCATGAAAAGAGATGTGAAAAGGGTGTCTAGTCTCATTCACAGAATCACTGGTGGTGGAAATGGGTATCGGGTCGAGGAATTCGGGTCGGATGTAGTTTCGGGTATGGATCAAGGAAGTGGTGAATATTTTGTTAGGATTGGTGTAGGTAGTCCAGCTAGGAACCAATACATGGTTATTGATTCTGGCAGTGATATTGTTTGGGTACAGTGTCAGCCCTGTACCCAATGCTATCACCAATCCGACCCGGTATTCGACCCGTCTCTTTCCGGATCATTTGCCGGGGTATCTTGTGGTTCGTCGGTTTGTGATCGGGTTGAGAATTCGGGTTGTCATGCGGGTCGGTGCAAGTATGAGGTTCTATACGGTGATGGTTCGTACACTAGAGGTACAATTGCTATTGAAACACTTACTTTTGGTCATAATATGGTTAAAAATGTGGCTATTGGGTGTGGACATAGCAATAGTGGCATGTTTACTGCAGCTGCTGGTTTGTTGGGACTTGGTGGTGGGTCCATGTCACTTGTGGGCCAACTTGGTGGGCAAACGGGTGGGGCATTTAGTTATTGTTTAGTGAGTCGGGGCACCGAATCAACCGGGTCGCTTGAGTTCGGTCGCAGAGTATTACCCGTGGGTGCAGCATGGGTACCCTTGATCCGAAATCCACTGGCCCCGAGTTTCTACTATATCGGGTTAACGGGTCTTGGAATCGGAGATGCTCAAGTACCGATATCAGAGGAAGTATTTAAGATAACCGAGCTCGGAGATGGTGGAGTGGTCATGGACACTGGGACAGCCGTGACAAGGTTTCCTGCGGTAGTGTATGTGGCGTTTCGAGATGCATTCTTAGCAGAAACCGCTAGCCTTCCTCGGGCACCCGCAATCTCAATATTCGACACGTGTTACGATCTAAACGGGTTCGTGACGGTTCGGGTACCAACCGTTTCATTTTTCCTCATGGGTGGGCAAATACTAACCCTTCCAGCTAGAAACTTTCTAATTCCAGTGAATGATAAGGGTACATTCTGCTTTGCATTTGCTCCATCAGCATCAGGACTTTCCATAATAGGAAATATCCAACAAGAAGGCATCCAAATTTCTTTTGATGGAGCAAATGGTTTTGTGGGATTTGGTCCCAATATTTGCTAG